The following coding sequences are from one Xiphophorus couchianus chromosome 22, X_couchianus-1.0, whole genome shotgun sequence window:
- the ppp3r1a gene encoding calcineurin subunit B type 1, with amino-acid sequence MGNEASYPLEMCSHFDADEIKRLGKRFKKLDLDNSGSLSVEEFMSLPELQQNPLVQRVIDIFDTDGNGEVDFKEFIEGVSQFSVKGDKEQKLRFAFRIYDMDKDGYISNGELFQVLKMMVGNNLKDTQLQQIVDKTIINADKDGDGRISFEEFCAVVGGLDIHKKMVVDV; translated from the exons GGAAATGAAGCCAGTTACCCCCTGGAGATGTGCTCACATT TCGATGCTGATGAGATTAAGAGGCTAGGGAAGAGATTTAAGAAACTCGACCTAGATAACTCGGGCTCGCTCAGCGTGGAGGAATTCATGTCTCTGCCGGAGCTGCAACAGAACCCGCTGGTACAGAGGGTTATCGACATATTCGACACGGACGGGAACGGAGAGGTGGACTTTAAAG agTTTATTGAAGGAGTCTCACAGTTCAGCGTCAAGGGAGACAAAGAACAGAAACTCCGAT TCGCTTTCAGGATTTACGACATGGACAAGGACGGCTACATCTCCAACGGCGAGCTCTTCCAGGTGCTGAAGATGATGGTGGGCAACAACTTGAAGGACACGCAGCTCCAGCAGATCGTGGACAAGACCATTATAAACGCAGACAAGGACGGAGACGGCAGGATATCCTTCGAAGAGTTCTGTGCA GTGGTCGGCGGCCTCGATATACACAAAAAGATGGTGGTGGACGTGTGA